Part of the Pieris brassicae chromosome 11, ilPieBrab1.1, whole genome shotgun sequence genome, attataaaaagtttttactttACAATTAATTCGACAAGCACTTTACACCTACGGCAAATGGCAATAAATGACAAATTTGACATTACTACATTGTTGACAGCACAACATATCGAAAACATGTGTcaattaacatataaacatCGCTTAAAGGATTCATCATCACAAAGAAGAAGGAGTTTCTGTTCCATATCATGttatcatataaaaacataaaatatgtatattgattgagttattttaaactttaatcattattaataccaaaaatattaataataattacagattataaattgtttattgctgttttttaaatctatggaCCTAAACCATAAACACGACGTCACGAATCATGTGAGATTCCTCTCCTTCTGTGATTTTTGACGTCTTATGCCTGACGGTGGtcaatttatcattatttgttcaaaatttttaataaaataagcgAACAAAATGGTTTGTAAATTGTGTGGCCCTAAATTGTCGCTATGCGGCTTGGTTTTAAGTGTTTGGGGTGTAATACAACTCGTAAGTAATTATCTTATTACAATTGTTAATTAACTTTGGTATTGTGACTTCGATTATCAGTTTCTAAAATTTTCAGACTCTCATGGGCGTATTCTATCATATCAGAGCAGTAGCTCTTCTAGAAGATCTTCCACTTGAGGAAGGACACCATGACATTGATCACTTCATAGCTAATGTTGAATATGGATATACTATGGTATGTACTTAactcaaacattttaaaatcttactaacgcgtttgttattttattccatGCTGTAAAAATATGCATTATATCAAAGGGCCAAATGATGTGTATGAAATACTACTTCAAGTTAcagtaaattaatgttttatctaattaaaacaaaaaaagtgGTTGGGATTTAGTGACCATATTATTAAGTTCTTTATCAATTACTGTCAATTCACCaagatttacaaaaatattttcaacagtTTAACAGACTTCTGGtgcaattgttttaaactagatcagttatatttttcttgaaagTGTTCTGCTTTGATTTCATAATGACCTATTCATTTTACAGAATGCTCAAAACTGCTGGATTGCTGCTTTACTATACTTAGTCACACTTGTTGTTTCTGGCCATCAATTCTGGATGAATAACCGCTCTTCAGTGAGCATGTAAATGTACTGAAGTACAACAATTAAATAGTTTCCATTCCATTATATATCATATGTATGTCAGTGGGACTAAAAAATAACCCTCTGACTGAACATAATTAGCACATTCCCTGgggtaaataaaaatcttctaGAATAGAGATTTTTCTTGCTAATTAGGAATGTAAAACTGTACATAGCACCCATCATATAAAAGAAGGTCATTCAAATTATACCAATATTCTCAGGGAATGTGATAATAGCATTTGTTTAACTAACATAACGTTATTGTTGGAGTTAATTTGGTGCATTGTAcatttgtgtatttaaatatgtttataagcATGATCACACTTCAAaggtaaagtaattaataattgttagaGAAAAATGGAATATGCACATACTTGTAATTCTTCGTAAGTgaaagtattaattttttgaataatgtCTATGAAttactgtatataaaatatctatttaattgTAGATAATAGATAAAATGTAAATCACGCTTTAGGCTTtcttgaaataaatgttttaatgttgtAATTATGTTTCATTTATGAAAGTATATTACTGAATGTAATTAGAAGTCAcacataataaattagattaacctgtctttattttattaataaatttattttgccctaacaaaatatatgcaGTCTATGTAtcatttatatgtaacataGTATGTCTATGATTGGCCACTATGCAAATGAatcaaaatttcaaatttctttCAAAAGGTCTCTTGACAATACTAGGTACATAAAAGACGaattaatgttaatgttaGGTTGATACCAagactaaataatatttgaaaatgagTATGCTATTTAATTGTGGGATATGTTGTATGCTTTTAAGTATTTGGGCTGTGGTGCAACTGGTAAGTAAAAAGTATGATAGAAGGAAGCATATTTGGGTAGACCTATTTGTACACTGGCTAAGTTCACAAGAGTTGCTTGCTATATTGTTAGATATAAGATTtaggcatataaatatattttttttaaggaaaataatcAGTGTGggtattattttgttgttcTATCGAATTAGTAGTAActgttaagaaataataatgatgtgtaagaaataaaatatataagtatctATCTTTGGCAGccaaataaagttaaattttagttGGAGGCTACAGTCGAAAAGaacttatatgtataatataataaagaagtaAGGAGTACAAACTACAAAGTATGCATCATTTTACAGTTAGCTTGAgtagttacaatattttatgtttatgctTCTGTGATTTAGTTTGTTGTGGAATAAAGTAAAAGGTGTTTCTAAAATGTTTGGTTTAAGGTCGTCATgggaattttctttaaaatggaGGTGGTTGCTTTTATTGAAGAAGCCGAGCCTGATCATCATGGCTATGAAGATTTTGAAGACTTTATGAAGCAAACAGAACAAAATTATAGTCTAGTAAGGGCGACCGAATAATATTAGGTAAAAGTCATCTGAACACCAGTCATAtacatagtattttaaaacgttaatTTCAGATTGCTATGAACTGTTGGATAGGCGCAGCAATATACTTATTCATGATTGGAGTGTCCTATTTATGTATAGTCAAAGCGAGGGCCAAGGACAAAGCTGCTGCTGAGAATTCAcaagatgacgaggcattttgCCGAGATCTTGCAAAATCTAAGAAGTCCTAACTATTTTACGTACCTACAGTATTATTTTCAGtaagcaataaagttcattacctcgattatttatttgtgtaattaatgtaacgtaatattttttaaagttatgaaCCAGCAAGGAAGAGTAGTACAATAGGAatatggaaaattaaaaattttgaatctgtgaaatatcatatattacagttctttacaatattgatagttttatttttctcaaattatattttaacctCCTCCATTTTCCGGTCAAACGTTACTGTGCCTATATTAACGCTTTTTATTTCGTCTTTGCTTGTGTGGGCGGTCTCCTAAAacaagatttaaatttaacgtaATAAAAATCCAAGTTTAAAACACTTCTATTTGGTTATTAAGAAGAATTAAAGTAGAAATATACCTGGTTCGTATCCGTATCTTCATCTTTACCTGGTGGATTGGGACATAGCCAGGGGTCAACAAGAATCTGTGGTATTTTTGAACGAATTTTGAGGGGAGCcaaaatttttgtaattagcTTGCGGCATTCTGCGGAAACTTTGGGATCCCGAGGAAATGAGACTTTGTTTTGAACTTGCTGAAAcattgctttattttaaagatacaaaTACTTGAGAAGTAAAATGTGAGCGATTATTAGAACTTTCAAGAAAAAGCGGTCTTAATATACCCCAAGAATATAGAAACCAGAATGTATAGTACATGTAATGTTGATGCATTTAATTAACCGAAaactaattgtaataaaattgtaatagtaATTCAGAATTCTGATCTTGTTCTAattcatgatttatttaagtatataaaatagttttcagTTCACCTTTAGAAGTTGCGTGTAGTTTGTATCATCAAAAGGTAGGCGGCCATAGACAATGGCATATAAAACGACTCCCATACTCCAAATATCAGAATCTTGTGGTCTGTAGGGAACCCCTTTCAGGATTTCGGGAGAAGCGTATGCGTAACTACCACAAAAGGTCTCGCTCAAGGCGAACACTCCATTTTTGGGTTTCATGTGACCTCTCGCGAATCCAAAATCTGACAGTTTGATGTTAAGGCCATGGTCCATTAGGAGGTTTTCGCATTTTATGtctctataaaatattcaggTATATCATTTTCAACGTAATCGGAAAAAACAGACGTAACTGTTAAGGTAACTCTTaactattgaaataaaacaactacCGATGAACCACGCCTCGCTCGTGGCAGTAGTCTACGGCTTCAACCAATTGGCGAAACCAACGTCGTCCCCTGGCTTCATCTATGTGTTGGTCTTTACGTATTATGTCTAATAAGCTTCCATTTTCCGCATATTCCATGACAATGTATACTCTGAAAAAGGAATATGTTTTAGTGTACCTTCGTAGCGTAGTTTACTTACAACGTTTTCATAATTTGCACAGCATGTTTTGCACGAATCATCAATCAACGCTTTAAAATACGCTtcggttaaaaaaaatcacagaaCCTATGCGTAGTTTCAATCGCTTGCAGGAAACGTATCAAGTTTTCATGTTTTAATCCTTTGACAACTTCAATCTCCCTCGGCAAGAACTTTTTCAAATAATCACCCGGTGCTTGAAAtttgcttattattttaatggcaACCTGGCAGTTATGTCTGTCGCTGGTGGCCACCTGTAACAATATTATCGAACTTTATGGCACCCGAGTCTAGAATAATAATGGTAAAAATCTTCAATTCGAGTAATCTAGTAATCTATGGAAGATTTTGATTCCATAACTTTAAAATGGCATTACACTAAAACAGTATAGACTATAGGGCGTTACCTTAACAGTAGCATAAGAGCCAGATCCGATAGTTCTGCCGAGGATGTATCCGTGGGTTTCGAGAACGGTGAGCTTTCTTTCAGCCTTGGCCTCGACTCCGCTGTGCACTGTCGCAGTTGGCTCCGTGGATCTCTCTCCAAGAACATGATTGTCATCGGCTCTTATATCTGGCCCTGGCATATCacagaaatatttgtttactgcgtataattttattatgttacattataatttattaagccacattttatttaattttcaaatttttcatCTCATGCTGTCATTTTGTGATGTGATGGATTATTGACGGCAATcgttgttttaataatgtcATGAAATATAGAAAAGAGGCTCGATgctatgaaatatatttaattatttcttattttatatcatcCAACTTATTTGGAAACACTTTGCCTttgacttattaaaatatagttcaGATTTAGCAtagcttaataaaaaaatcaaggtTAAATTATGACAGCGCATTGCAATAATGGCACAAACTGTAATTAAACGTCGTATAGGTATCTATTCTTTAATTCCTATGTGCGAAGCACACCGATGCGTTACTAAAAGCTTCAAGTTGTTTAGCACTTGTAAGATTTACATCGCAACTGTACGACGAATCGAATATATTAATGCTCATAATAtattgcaaattaattagtGCCGTGTCTTGGAAGTATTGAACATAACGTTTACGAGAAACTTAGGCACTGTGTTGTGAGAAACctttacattgttttaattatttagagcTAATTATATGGCACACCAGGCGATTCCTATCCCTGAAGTTGGAATGGTGTATATCCGCGATATATTACAGACTTGATTACTTTCCTACTCCAAGAACTAATAAAAGTTGACCAGCAAAGCGAAAACTCGCGAGCGTcgtttttaattgaaacacCGGACTGTACTGTATGAGTGATCAATGGCCAACATGcgctatttctttttaatagacGATGTATGGggatattcaataattgttttcttttaggAGACAAAGGTTCTGTATTTGTTGTGAAAGGTATCGTAGCCTAAAGACTTTACTTGAAGTTTGACATTTATAATGGAGAAAGCAAAAAGTTCGTTCGAGTTATCACTGTAGAAGGAAGTTGAAGAAAGTTCTTCACTTTATTGCAGTAAGAAATATCGACTTAGCCACCGATGATTTTCTCTAGAAGCTTCGATAGAATGTAGTTTTTGCTTTTTACAGCTTTCAGTAGGACAAGGCTTGGAGAATTATTGTAATCAAATCTATGGCATTGGTCATTAAGCTCTATAGACGTACACTGTTCCTTCTAGATTTGCCATGACTCAAGAGTCAAGGCTAACTCTAATGGAGACGCCATTAGCAGTCTCTCTCTAAGCAGAGCTCCCGAGGGTAAACTGCCAAGCATTAATAAACAATGGTCATTTTGTTTGTACGCAATTTCTAGGTCGCTCTTGAAACGGTTTGTCCGTTCTTACACCTCGTCTGCTCGCATAAGTTCCATCAGTTTAACGAATCAACCAACGTTTTACCATTTCAATTTAACAGTGAATAATATATCGTTTACCATTCTATATTTATGAGTTTAATTCCGATTATTTGGAGAGCGCTtgcatttttaactttttattttgcaGAAGTTGCGAAGCGTTATTTATTGCACGATGGCAAATTTGTTTTTgcgaaattataatttaccaGCTATATCTGaacagattatttttaattttcaatcatattttttttatttaaattgtgtgAAACATcaattgtttgtatattttatgacaTTTTTAAAGGATTTACTTTATGTTCTTATAATTGTACTTGACTgccaaatgtttattttaattttccacACATCTCAGTTTTTATTCTTGCTCGTCCAAATATCGGTGCATCATATTCAGAAGAATATTACTGACAGAACGAATCTTTTCCTTATCTAAGTAATAGTTCTTACATtctaaaagtttaatattaagtaaataaaggTTACATTAATGGCGAGAAAGCAAAAatttgctttttaaatttctcctgAAAGACTGTTAAAATACCAGTTAGTCAAGTCATTTTAGTCGGGTTACGTGTATATTACATTCCAGGTTGACTCAGGACAGAAGGCAGACAAGGGATGTTGTCGCCGTGTATCCCTTTTACAGTGTTTTGTCTCGTATGAAGTAAACAAATTCCTTAACCCTCTTTACCTTACAAACGAttgaacaaaatttattattaattcgaGGGATgcgttttttttctttattcgtACATTGTTAAGTTTGATGTGTTCCCTTTAATCTAACACACCCAAACATATAGGTAaagttacttaaatataatggAATAGGGACAAATAACGTTATCAGAACAAATTTGAACATTTAAGCCACGTAATTAAACACAAAcctcaaattaataaaacgttATGGTTATTGCCTGGCGGCAGCCCTATCTAACTAAAATATCTAGCTTGCAATGCATTTCTAAAATTGTTCCCGTCACTATGTAATTGctataattaattaccttATTAATTCTGTTCGAAACATTTGTGAAAATAAAGAGCAAATACAAAGCTCAAAATCATTATTACTGGCATCAAAGGACTGCTTTAGTCGGGCGTTTCGttgtaacttttaataatttgtatcatGCAAGTAAGGTACTAATTGTTATTTCCAACCATATCTTTATAAAACCATATCttataagtacatattttaatctCCTTCTAGGTCTtccttattttatatgaatacatattaatgtgtttatttagcAAGTTAATATTACGGAACAAGAATTTCGGCTAAATAAgcaaacataaatttttaaggTTGCTATGACCTCCCATCTGACCTTACAAGTCTTATGTTGATTGCAGTGGTTTTTTTacgactttttttattatagacattGTCACTTTGGCTTATACCCCGTGCTCCGTCTAATGTCGGCGAGGCTTAGTATCATTATTAGAACTAGTTTAATgcacttttaatttattcgcaTAGTTATAACGATTAAAATTGAGATAGGCGTATTTAAAGACGATTGATGCTGACGGAGCTTGTTAAACATAGATTGCGCCTCAATCGTAGTAGAAGGGttgtttgaatattataataatagtgagAGTTCAAGGGCGTCTCGCCGCgccgtttttaatataaatattattgcagTGCCTCGCTACAGAATAATATTTGCATATTTATAAGAGCAAGGGCCTCAGCTAACACGAAGGGGATCGGTTTTTGACATAATGGCCTTTTGTCAATATACTGTCTCAGTCATTACTCAGCCACAAGCGAGATGCCTGGTTATCTGCTGCAGACAATATGTTTCACGCTCAGGCTAGTTCAGTAATTTTCAGCGTAAACAAAGTTCGCCATTAGCTTTTTAGCtgttgtgttttttatgtttcGACGGTGGAGCCTTTTAGAATTTCCCAGTTCTACTTTTtaaaggatttattttaaaacaaattaataaatgatcttgaaagtaatttaactttttctacagtgattttatttgtattctaataaataaatgagcgACGTAATTTAATGAacattacaataaacaaatattaactgAGTAGACTATAAACTGTATGCGGAACTAATTTTTGGATCCCACCCAGCAGGGTGTGTAAAATTGAAcagtgtaatttattttatggctGTAGGGATCCTTAGTTGCATATTCTCCCAAGGGATAAATGATTGTATAAGCTGGCTCAGCTTTCGGTTTGTTGATATTATATTGAACGTTTATTTGCTTCAATCATGAATATTGAATGTCGACAATGAAATAGACGTTCTTGGAGAGAAATGGTTTCTCAGAGTTATTCAacattgaatattaataattcttataaagtttttttcactattttaatgtaaaaggTAGCCCTTTTTCTatgtcattataattaatagccGTACATTAATAGAACAAATTACGATTCGTAGCAAGAACGAATAATATTAGGTCACTCATTAGTAGACTGAGAGGCCGCGGGCTGAATCGATTTGGTTctgaaatgtatgaaaaccTTTAACATTCCGATATACAAGTTGTCGAAAGTCGAATTTCCtccataaaataaaacggGGTCGGGTTCACgtgttgtatttaattaaaacggcTTGCTGCTCGACTCGACCTGTTCTCAAAGGTATCGGATCTCACTTGTGGTAGTTATAGGAACTCGTTATTTTACTCTTTCGAtcttttattacttttcaatttgcgatattttattataattttatactgaATACGCTTCTCTAAACATTACCatacaaatgtaatattttgtgcGTGTGTGGAAAATGTCGAACTACCTTGATCTACATAGCACATTATATAGGCTCTATTTTCTACCAGTCAACAATAAGTACGAATACTATATAGAGTATAAATACcaaggtaacactgaaaatgtttaggaaatgaaaaacggcttaatctAGATatttgccaatacttttatttattttcgaaataaactcggttcctctctacacatcgtcgcatccgatggaaccactgagacaagcagtgggcccattctttcTTAGGCAGAccctcttctatggcattttcgaaCGCTTTcatcgcatcttcagggctcgtaaagcgaatacctcgagttgtatctttagttcttgggaataaatgaaagtcgcaggacGCCAGGTCAgtactgtatggcggatgactcatcatctcgacacctgccatagtcaaatattcaacagtccgttttgcggagtgcgtTGTCGTGGTAGTGgatttttccaagacaacaggcaaacaacgattgacataccagtctgcagtaactgtccttccatcttctagcacaaaTGTCGCGAAATGATCTTTCCGACCAAAGATTGAGGCAATCATCtgttttccttgacttcttctTTCTTTcccttagttggccgatcaTCGAAACGAAACACACACGGAGCTGATTGTCTTctggtttcgggttcgtagaaaaatatccagctttcatcacctatGACGATGttaaatacagcatttgaaccgccaccgccgttgaacttatctaacatttggcgacaccagtccatgcgaatgtgtttctggtcgtcggttaaagtatgggtagcccatctggtacaaagcttcctgacttCTAAGTGTTCgtgcaatattttttgaatttgactCATACctatgcctaggcttgcccgtgtctgctgataggtcactctcttatcttcctctatcatgcgtcgcacagcccAGATGATatcgtccacgcttaaactcgtcacaccaattgtaaatagtggcacgagacgtttcattttcacgtgtaacaagagttttagatttgccgccaatttacaaaaacaaatgacaaattaatgcaatatactatattaggtcaccaaagagttctaaaattaaaatttaaaaaaagttttcattagcaaagTTTGTAACTGGCtggttctaaacattttcagtgttaccttgGTATTTATACTCTTTACAGTATTCGTACTTATTATGTGTCCTCTAGTCTATAAACAGTCTCAATCGGCAATTTTCAGCTCTAATGGATTATGATTGAAGCatgttaatatttagtattctACTTATCACTTTTATACTGGAACGAATTACGATTGCCTCTTAAATACGTTAAGTACTAACataatatgaaacaaataaaacgacagctctttttacatttaaagacAAGTTCTTAATTGAACGCTAAATAAACACAAACTAACACTAACATAAACACGAAATAATTTCGGTCAAAATTATGTCAAAAAACGATTGAAACTTGTCAGCCTTTTCATTTACTTCAACGTTATAggatatattatctataacgAGTTTGTATATACGAAGGATTGAAAAACGAAAACGTTCAAAGTGAGCAAGATTTTTCCGTTAATTAGGTTAAGTAGTTTGTTCCGTAACCGCAAGGTAATTCAGTGAGGAGTAATTCGATGCGATACCGTAGACACTGGAGCCCTCTTAACGGCGCGAAATTATCGACATCCCCTCTCCCTAAACCCTTCTTGGAGTTATTTTAGGAACTACCACCATTTTACAGTACTCTTGTACAATCCTTCTAAAACAATTTTCCTAATTTTACACGTTTGTGTGCAACGGTAAGATTTCATATTCATTGGCTTtcctgaaattttaataagatttttaagtttatcaaACATATAAGTTAACTTATttagtaacaattaatttagtgAACGACGTAAGCTAAAAATTAACTTCCAAGTTTCATATGTAAAGTTGGCCACGCTGCTGGTATTATACTCTTAAAAGTTTTTCGAGATAAGTCTCTgaagaaaaagaaatgtaaatttaattaacaaagttATCCGGAGCTAAAACACAAGTTTTGGAAGAAAAACGAGCAAACTGACACGTTAATTTGATTCCTTCGAATTACAACTGGTTGAGAACGTGGGTTGTTCATGCTTTGAATGTCAAGGATATTGAGCTTTCTTTGTCTTCGCGATGTAGCTATACATTATGCTGCCTAATAGGtttaagcaataaaaaatcattaaaaaacgtACACAATTTACATGATATTTGCTTCTGACGGATAATAAATGCGTTCATGcttcaattattataacaaatactaAAGTGTAAGTGGGACACTCATGCCTcgtataattaaaagatttcgtattttaaatagatatacaTACGTATATTTATGAATGATTTCGAAAAGTACATAGGTTTTTGTGCTTGTTTCAGAACATGCACACGTCACCCCTCTTTTCTACCCTTGGTCGACC contains:
- the LOC123716095 gene encoding ribonuclease kappa-like; this translates as MVCKLCGPKLSLCGLVLSVWGVIQLTLMGVFYHIRAVALLEDLPLEEGHHDIDHFIANVEYGYTMNAQNCWIAALLYLVTLVVSGHQFWMNNRSSVSM
- the LOC123716096 gene encoding ribonuclease kappa-like, with translation MSMLFNCGICCMLLSIWAVVQLVVMGIFFKMEVVAFIEEAEPDHHGYEDFEDFMKQTEQNYSLIAMNCWIGAAIYLFMIGVSYLCIVKARAKDKAAAENSQDDEAFCRDLAKSKKS
- the LOC123716092 gene encoding testis-specific serine/threonine-protein kinase 3-like gives rise to the protein MPGPDIRADDNHVLGERSTEPTATVHSGVEAKAERKLTVLETHGYILGRTIGSGSYATVKVATSDRHNCQVAIKIISKFQAPGDYLKKFLPREIEVVKGLKHENLIRFLQAIETTHRVYIVMEYAENGSLLDIIRKDQHIDEARGRRWFRQLVEAVDYCHERGVVHRDIKCENLLMDHGLNIKLSDFGFARGHMKPKNGVFALSETFCGSYAYASPEILKGVPYRPQDSDIWSMGVVLYAIVYGRLPFDDTNYTQLLKQVQNKVSFPRDPKVSAECRKLITKILAPLKIRSKIPQILVDPWLCPNPPGKDEDTDTNQETAHTSKDEIKSVNIGTVTFDRKMEEVKI